A single window of Salvia splendens isolate huo1 chromosome 8, SspV2, whole genome shotgun sequence DNA harbors:
- the LOC121743014 gene encoding ABC transporter D family member 2, chloroplastic-like isoform X1, which yields MIALDSPTYLPLQNFHRKSSFLLSSGGHACQLKRRKLYHFALLSNTSMLVASARRKRHRTSFSVSVASSDFVPPEQPPDPQSNEKGKDDPQRKAPDVQTLAKRFWKVAAPYWFSDDKATARWRLATVFALTLGTTGISVGFNFLGRDFFNALANKDQEQFTKQLAYYLAAFAGGIPVFVLRDYAKDTLSLRWRSWMTSFYMDRYLKNQTFYKIQSQSIIDNPDQRIVDDLSAFTGTALAFSLTLFNASVDLISFSNILYGIYPPLFVVLLAYSLGGTAISIFLGRDLVTLNFLQEKKEADFRYGLVRVRENAESIAFYGGEENEIQLLLQRFSSAFENLSKLLISSRNLDFFTSGYRYLIQILPAAVVAPMYFSGKIEFGVINQSVSAFNHILGDVSLIIYQFQAISAFSAVIDRLGEFDDLLSKSETRSEADPTEGIVREFCNINDSSASNGSITPGRGQELLKLENLTLMAPSKATLIRDLSLEIFEKEHLLITGPSGSGKTSLLRAIAGLWSFGKGTVKFYDIYAKDSSPCLPNDVASSEMTKVDKMMPECDILGKRNARGVLFLPQKPYMVLGTLRQQLLYPTWSDATAPNAESADSNGSPPFLMLAQNMDARAEMPSTDDLIQVLEDVRLGYILSRFSLDSTYEWSSVLSIGEQQRLAYARLLLSKPNLVLLDESTSALDEANEAHLYQLIEAAGITFVSIGHRRTLYEHHKNVLHISPLDTTDSRPNWRFEPLNKDSVYSLSKT from the exons ATGATCGCACTTGACAGCCCGACCTACCTTCCACTTCAAAATTTCCACCGGAAAAGCAGCTTCCTTCTCAGCAGCGGCGGCCATGCCTGCCAATTGAAGCGCAGGAAGCTGTATCACTTCGCATTATTGTCCAACACTTCAATGCTCGTTGCTTCCGCAAGGAGAAAGCGCCACCGCACGTCATTTTCAGTTTCCGTCGCGAGTTCGGATTTCGTTCCGCCGGAGCAACCGCCCGACCCCCAATCTAATGAG AAGGGGAAGGATGATCCACAAAGGAAGGCTCCAGATGTGCAGACTCTAGCCAAGAGGTTTTGGAAAGTGGCTGCGCCGTATTGGTTCTCAGATGATAAAGCCACGGCCAGGTGGCGGCTTGCTACTGTTTTTGCTCTCACTTTAGGAACTACAGGGATAAGCGTCGGCTTCAATTTCCTTGGTCGAGATTTCTTCAATGCGCTTGCCA ACAAGGACCAAGAACAGTTCACCAAGCAGTTAGCGTACTACCTGGCGGCATTTGCTGGTGGAATTCCG GTTTTTGTTTTGAGAGATTATGCAAAAGATACTCTTTCTTTGAGATGGAGATCTTGGATGACAAGTTTTTATATGGATCGCTATCTGAAGAATCAGacattttataaaatacaaTCTCAGTCAATAATTGATAATCCTGATCAGCGGATTGTTGATGATTTAAGTGCTTTCACTGGGACAGCTCTTGCATTTTCCTTGACGCTCTTCAATGCTTCCGTGGACTTGATATCTTTCAGTAATATTTTGTATGGCATTTATCCACCGCTTTTTGTTGTACTCCTTGCATACTCACTAGGTGGAACAGCTATCAGTATCTTCCTTGGGAGG GACTTGGTGACTCTCAACTTCCTGCAAGAGAAGAAAGAAGCAGATTTTCGATACGGACTTGTCCGGGTTAGAGAAAATGCTGAGTCCATTGCCTTTTATGGTGGTGAGGAAAACGAGATCCAACTACTGCTGCAGCGGTTTAGCAGTGCATTTGAAAATCTAAGT AAATTATTGATATCATCAAGAAATCTGGACTTCTTTACTAGTGGTTACCGGTACCTGATCCAGATTCTTCCAGCAGCAGTTGTCGCACCTATGTATTTTTCTGGAAAAATTGAATTTGGAGTCATAAATCAGTCAGTGTCTGCTTTCAATCACATACTTGGAGATGTTTCTCTTATTATCTACCAATTTCAGGCTATCAGTGCTTTTTCTGCTGTTATAGATCGACTGG GTGAATTTGATGATCTTTTAAGTAAGAGCGAGACTAGAAGTGAGGCTGACCCTACTGAAGGAATTGTTCGTGAGTTTTGCAACATAAATGATTCTAGTGCGTCTAATGGATCTATCACCCCGGGAAGAGGCCAGGAGTTATTAAAGCTTGAGAATTTGACTCTTATGGCCCCAAGCAAAGCTACTCTTATTAGGGACTTGTCTCTGGAGATCTTTGAGAAGGAACATCTTCTG ATTACAGGTCCTAGTGGAAGTGGTAAAACTTCGTTACTAAGAGCTATTGCTGGTCTGTGGAGCTTTGGCAAAGGAACAGTAAAATTCTACGATATATATGCAAAGGATTCTTCACCATGCCTTCCTAATGACGTGGCTTCTTCTGAAATGACTAAAGTGGATAAGATGATGCCTGAGTGCGATATTCTTGGTAAGAGAAATGCAAGAGGTGTATTATTCCTTCCTCAGAAGCCATATATGGTCCTGGGAACACTTCGTCAACAATTGCTTTATCCTACATGGAGTGATGCCACAGCACCCAATGCAGAGAGTGCTGATTCAAATG GTTCGCCGCCTTTCCTAATGCTCGCCCAAAACATGGATGCAAGGGCAGAGATGCCTTCAACTGATGATCTAATCCAAGTTCTTGAAGATGTTAGACTTGGATATATATTATCCCGATTTAGTCTGGACAGTACATATGAGTGGTCTAGTGTTCTCTCCATTGGTGAACAGCAACGCCTGGCATATGCTCGCTTGTTGCTTTCAAAGCCAAATTTGGTTCTATTGGATGAATCAACTAGTGCTCTGGATGAAGCCAATGAG GCACATTTGTATCAGCTAATTGAAGCTGCAGGGATAACTTTCGTAAGCATTGGCCACAGAAGGACACTCTACGAACACCATAAGAATGTTTTACATATATCCCCGTTGGATACAACAGATAGCAGACCCAACTGGCGTTTTGAGCCGCTGAATAAGGATTCAGTGTACAGTCTGTCCAAAACGTAA
- the LOC121743014 gene encoding ABC transporter D family member 2, chloroplastic-like isoform X2: protein MIALDSPTYLPLQNFHRKSSFLLSSGGHACQLKRRKLYHFALLSNTSMLVASARRKRHRTSFSVSVASSDFVPPEQPPDPQSNEKGKDDPQRKAPDVQTLAKRFWKVAAPYWFSDDKATARWRLATVFALTLGTTGISVGFNFLGRDFFNALANKDQEQFTKQLAYYLAAFAGGIPVFVLRDYAKDTLSLRWRSWMTSFYMDRYLKNQTFYKIQSQSIIDNPDQRIVDDLSAFTGTALAFSLTLFNASVDLISFSNILYGIYPPLFVVLLAYSLGGTAISIFLGRDLVTLNFLQEKKEADFRYGLVRVRENAESIAFYGGEENEIQLLLQRFSSAFENLSKLLISSRNLDFFTSGYRYLIQILPAAVVAPMYFSGKIEFGVINQSVSAFNHILGDVSLIIYQFQAISAFSAVIDRLGEFDDLLSKSETRSEADPTEGIVREFCNINDSSASNGSITPGRGQELLKLENLTLMAPSKATLIRDLSLEIFEKEHLLITGPSGSGKTSLLRAIAGLWSFGKGTVKFYDIYAKDSSPCLPNDVASSEMTKVDKMMPECDILGKRNARGVLFLPQKPYMVLGTLRQQLLYPTWSDATAPNAESADSNEAEIGRY from the exons ATGATCGCACTTGACAGCCCGACCTACCTTCCACTTCAAAATTTCCACCGGAAAAGCAGCTTCCTTCTCAGCAGCGGCGGCCATGCCTGCCAATTGAAGCGCAGGAAGCTGTATCACTTCGCATTATTGTCCAACACTTCAATGCTCGTTGCTTCCGCAAGGAGAAAGCGCCACCGCACGTCATTTTCAGTTTCCGTCGCGAGTTCGGATTTCGTTCCGCCGGAGCAACCGCCCGACCCCCAATCTAATGAG AAGGGGAAGGATGATCCACAAAGGAAGGCTCCAGATGTGCAGACTCTAGCCAAGAGGTTTTGGAAAGTGGCTGCGCCGTATTGGTTCTCAGATGATAAAGCCACGGCCAGGTGGCGGCTTGCTACTGTTTTTGCTCTCACTTTAGGAACTACAGGGATAAGCGTCGGCTTCAATTTCCTTGGTCGAGATTTCTTCAATGCGCTTGCCA ACAAGGACCAAGAACAGTTCACCAAGCAGTTAGCGTACTACCTGGCGGCATTTGCTGGTGGAATTCCG GTTTTTGTTTTGAGAGATTATGCAAAAGATACTCTTTCTTTGAGATGGAGATCTTGGATGACAAGTTTTTATATGGATCGCTATCTGAAGAATCAGacattttataaaatacaaTCTCAGTCAATAATTGATAATCCTGATCAGCGGATTGTTGATGATTTAAGTGCTTTCACTGGGACAGCTCTTGCATTTTCCTTGACGCTCTTCAATGCTTCCGTGGACTTGATATCTTTCAGTAATATTTTGTATGGCATTTATCCACCGCTTTTTGTTGTACTCCTTGCATACTCACTAGGTGGAACAGCTATCAGTATCTTCCTTGGGAGG GACTTGGTGACTCTCAACTTCCTGCAAGAGAAGAAAGAAGCAGATTTTCGATACGGACTTGTCCGGGTTAGAGAAAATGCTGAGTCCATTGCCTTTTATGGTGGTGAGGAAAACGAGATCCAACTACTGCTGCAGCGGTTTAGCAGTGCATTTGAAAATCTAAGT AAATTATTGATATCATCAAGAAATCTGGACTTCTTTACTAGTGGTTACCGGTACCTGATCCAGATTCTTCCAGCAGCAGTTGTCGCACCTATGTATTTTTCTGGAAAAATTGAATTTGGAGTCATAAATCAGTCAGTGTCTGCTTTCAATCACATACTTGGAGATGTTTCTCTTATTATCTACCAATTTCAGGCTATCAGTGCTTTTTCTGCTGTTATAGATCGACTGG GTGAATTTGATGATCTTTTAAGTAAGAGCGAGACTAGAAGTGAGGCTGACCCTACTGAAGGAATTGTTCGTGAGTTTTGCAACATAAATGATTCTAGTGCGTCTAATGGATCTATCACCCCGGGAAGAGGCCAGGAGTTATTAAAGCTTGAGAATTTGACTCTTATGGCCCCAAGCAAAGCTACTCTTATTAGGGACTTGTCTCTGGAGATCTTTGAGAAGGAACATCTTCTG ATTACAGGTCCTAGTGGAAGTGGTAAAACTTCGTTACTAAGAGCTATTGCTGGTCTGTGGAGCTTTGGCAAAGGAACAGTAAAATTCTACGATATATATGCAAAGGATTCTTCACCATGCCTTCCTAATGACGTGGCTTCTTCTGAAATGACTAAAGTGGATAAGATGATGCCTGAGTGCGATATTCTTGGTAAGAGAAATGCAAGAGGTGTATTATTCCTTCCTCAGAAGCCATATATGGTCCTGGGAACACTTCGTCAACAATTGCTTTATCCTACATGGAGTGATGCCACAGCACCCAATGCAGAGAGTGCTGATTCAAATG AAGCAGAAATTGGCCGATATTAA